A portion of the Stigmatella aurantiaca DW4/3-1 genome contains these proteins:
- a CDS encoding DUF420 domain-containing protein, with protein MSNVAPAPTSRVSDRTFYVFTAVVSVAALSLLAYLLLIRRGGATGVDLRFMPAVNASLNALAASLLLAGWVAIRRKAQRVHQYLMVSAFASSALFLVGYLAYHYVHGDTRYAGTGPLRAVYLVILASHVVLSIPVLPMALVSFYFAWRKTFRRHRQVTRWLAPIWLYVSVTGVVVYFMLRGSMPAVP; from the coding sequence ATGTCGAACGTTGCCCCAGCCCCCACGTCGCGAGTCAGCGACAGAACCTTTTACGTCTTCACGGCGGTGGTCTCGGTCGCGGCCCTGTCGTTGCTGGCGTATCTGTTGTTGATCCGGCGGGGCGGGGCCACGGGCGTGGATCTGCGCTTCATGCCGGCGGTGAATGCCAGCCTCAACGCGCTCGCGGCGAGCCTGCTGCTGGCGGGCTGGGTGGCCATCCGGCGCAAAGCGCAGCGGGTGCACCAATACCTCATGGTGTCTGCCTTCGCGTCCTCGGCGCTCTTCCTGGTGGGGTATCTGGCGTACCACTACGTGCACGGGGACACGCGGTACGCGGGCACGGGGCCTCTGCGCGCGGTGTATCTGGTGATCCTCGCCAGCCACGTGGTGCTGTCCATCCCCGTGCTGCCCATGGCGCTGGTGTCCTTCTACTTCGCCTGGCGCAAGACGTTCCGCCGGCACCGTCAGGTGACGCGCTGGCTGGCGCCCATCTGGCTCTATGTGTCGGTGACGGGCGTGGTGGTGTACTTCATGCTGCGCGGCAGCATGCCCGCGGTGCCCTGA
- a CDS encoding ATP-binding protein: MPPSVSELDLSQCDREPIHLLGGIQSHGVLLAFRGPDRLLEVVSANAQALLGRPPETLLGQPVGRVLPAEVLAQWEPLVARGSVRVVLPAGAYRALLHESDGLTVLELEPAELQPGMEETALEVVRRLVSPLAGVKGTQALLQTAADTVRALTGFDRVMVYRFDADWHGEVLAESKRGGMDGFLGMHFPATDIPVQARALYTRNPLRLIADARARPVPLLPPVVPALGRPLDLSNSALRSVSPVHLEYLRNMGVGASFSLSLLKEGVLWGLIACHHLEPLHISHERRRACEVLTQLLALQLSAEERAAEASEDAHRAALLGQLATAMGEGGTLEEVLEKESERVLALTGAAGVALLLGEEPLLVGCTPAQDEVEALVAWLATQPFQTSFHTDRLGTVYPPLAARADVAAGILAVRLAPAAARFAIWFRPEVARTISWAGNPRKPAEPEPGHQRLHPRGSFQAWEETVRDTSLPWKRADLGAAEGFRGALVGVVLRQAAELTRLSQALRRSNAELDAFGHTIAHDLKEPLRGIRQYAAFVLEDHGAALGQEGRAHVEALDWLAQRSGDMLDGLFEYSRMGRVDLAWGEVDMQEVVDEVLMTLSARLSENKVTVRLPRRLPAVRCDGVRIAQVWANLLTNAAKYQEAPERWVEVGFCGPGEPRPEAAARYPAPTVFYVKDAGIGISAQFHEAIFDMFRRLHPAKSYGGGTGVGLAIARRLVQLHGGALWVDSTPKRGATFYFTLGRGPD; encoded by the coding sequence ATGCCCCCGTCCGTCTCTGAACTCGATCTGAGCCAGTGCGACCGTGAGCCCATCCACTTGCTGGGTGGGATCCAGTCCCATGGGGTGCTGCTCGCCTTCCGGGGGCCGGACCGGCTCCTCGAGGTGGTGAGCGCCAACGCCCAGGCGTTGCTGGGGCGCCCCCCGGAGACGCTCCTGGGCCAGCCGGTTGGCCGGGTGCTCCCCGCCGAGGTGCTGGCCCAGTGGGAGCCGCTGGTGGCCCGGGGCTCGGTGCGCGTGGTGCTGCCCGCGGGCGCCTACCGGGCCCTGTTGCACGAGAGCGATGGGCTGACCGTGCTGGAGCTGGAGCCCGCGGAGCTTCAGCCGGGCATGGAGGAGACGGCGCTGGAGGTGGTCCGGCGGCTGGTCTCTCCGCTGGCGGGGGTGAAGGGCACGCAAGCACTCCTCCAGACGGCGGCGGACACGGTGCGGGCCCTCACGGGCTTCGACCGGGTGATGGTGTACCGCTTCGATGCGGACTGGCACGGCGAGGTGCTGGCGGAGTCCAAACGGGGGGGGATGGATGGCTTTCTGGGCATGCACTTTCCGGCCACCGACATCCCCGTGCAGGCGCGGGCGCTCTACACGCGCAACCCGCTGCGGCTGATCGCCGATGCCCGCGCGCGGCCCGTGCCGTTGCTGCCCCCGGTGGTGCCGGCGCTGGGCCGTCCGTTGGATCTCTCCAACTCGGCGCTGCGCAGCGTCTCCCCCGTGCACCTGGAGTACTTGCGCAACATGGGCGTGGGCGCCTCCTTCTCCCTGTCCCTCCTGAAGGAGGGCGTGCTGTGGGGCCTCATCGCCTGCCACCACCTGGAGCCGCTGCACATCTCCCACGAGCGGCGCCGCGCCTGCGAGGTGCTCACCCAGTTGCTGGCGTTGCAGCTCTCCGCCGAGGAGCGGGCCGCCGAGGCCTCCGAGGATGCCCACCGCGCCGCGCTCCTGGGCCAGCTCGCCACGGCCATGGGCGAGGGCGGGACGCTGGAGGAAGTCCTGGAGAAGGAGAGCGAGCGCGTGCTGGCCTTGACGGGGGCCGCGGGCGTCGCGCTGTTGCTGGGCGAGGAGCCGTTGCTCGTGGGGTGCACGCCCGCGCAGGACGAGGTGGAAGCGCTGGTCGCGTGGTTGGCCACCCAGCCCTTCCAGACCTCCTTCCACACCGATCGCCTGGGGACCGTGTACCCGCCCCTGGCCGCTCGCGCGGACGTGGCCGCGGGGATTCTGGCGGTGCGGCTGGCCCCCGCCGCGGCCCGCTTCGCCATCTGGTTCCGTCCGGAGGTGGCGCGCACCATCTCCTGGGCGGGCAACCCGCGGAAGCCCGCCGAGCCCGAGCCAGGCCACCAGCGCCTCCACCCCCGAGGCTCGTTCCAGGCCTGGGAGGAGACGGTGCGGGACACCAGCCTGCCCTGGAAGCGCGCGGACCTCGGCGCGGCGGAGGGGTTTCGCGGCGCGCTGGTGGGCGTGGTGCTGCGCCAGGCCGCCGAGCTGACCCGCCTCTCCCAGGCCCTGCGCCGCTCCAACGCGGAGCTGGACGCCTTCGGCCACACCATCGCGCACGACCTCAAGGAGCCGCTGCGAGGCATCCGCCAATACGCGGCCTTCGTCCTCGAAGATCACGGCGCCGCGCTCGGCCAGGAAGGCCGGGCGCACGTGGAGGCGCTGGACTGGCTCGCGCAGCGCTCCGGCGACATGTTGGATGGGCTGTTCGAGTACAGCCGCATGGGCCGCGTGGATCTCGCCTGGGGCGAGGTGGACATGCAGGAGGTGGTGGACGAGGTGTTGATGACCTTGTCCGCCCGGCTGTCGGAGAACAAGGTGACGGTGCGCCTGCCTCGCCGCTTACCGGCCGTGAGGTGTGACGGTGTCCGCATCGCGCAGGTGTGGGCGAACCTTCTGACGAACGCGGCCAAATATCAGGAAGCGCCAGAGCGTTGGGTGGAGGTGGGTTTTTGCGGGCCCGGTGAGCCACGGCCCGAGGCCGCGGCGCGCTACCCCGCGCCCACGGTTTTCTATGTGAAGGACGCTGGCATCGGCATTTCCGCTCAATTCCACGAAGCCATCTTCGACATGTTCCGCCGTCTGCACCCAGCGAAGTCCTACGGGGGCGGAACCGGGGTGGGACTGGCCATCGCGCGCCGTCTGGTTCAACTTCACGGGGGGGCACTCTGGGTGGATTCCACCCCGAAACGGGGAGCGACCTTCTATTTCACGCTTGGACGAGGACCTGATTGA
- a CDS encoding biliverdin-producing heme oxygenase → MTIPSLLRPTHSRRSLFSNPASLLQRLKLETRPHHERAEQAVRLMEPALTPAGYRRHLEALWGLHAPLEERLAERLTGSMPELRIGERRKAALLEVDLRALGHDAASLACLPRAAGLPPLPGVPEALGCCYVLEGSTLGGQVLLRHLSRHFEGVPVGPFAFFRAYGEQTGPMWRAFGEALTRASSEAASEVFDGRVIQGAQETFEAFVAWLSQEASDAPVRL, encoded by the coding sequence ATGACGATTCCTTCGCTTCTCCGGCCGACGCATTCTCGCCGGAGCTTGTTCTCGAATCCTGCGAGTCTTCTCCAGCGGTTGAAATTGGAAACACGGCCCCACCATGAGCGGGCCGAGCAGGCCGTGCGCTTGATGGAACCGGCGCTCACCCCGGCGGGGTACCGGCGTCACCTGGAGGCGCTCTGGGGGCTGCATGCGCCCTTGGAGGAACGGCTCGCCGAGCGGCTCACGGGGAGCATGCCCGAGCTGCGCATCGGCGAGCGCCGCAAGGCGGCCCTGTTGGAGGTGGACCTCCGGGCACTCGGGCACGACGCGGCCTCTCTGGCGTGCCTGCCCCGCGCGGCGGGTCTGCCACCGCTGCCCGGGGTGCCCGAGGCGCTGGGCTGTTGCTATGTGCTGGAGGGCTCCACGCTGGGAGGTCAGGTGCTCCTGCGCCACCTCTCCCGCCACTTCGAGGGCGTTCCCGTGGGCCCCTTCGCGTTCTTCCGGGCCTATGGCGAGCAGACGGGGCCCATGTGGCGCGCCTTCGGAGAAGCCCTCACCCGGGCCTCCTCGGAGGCGGCCTCCGAGGTGTTCGACGGGCGTGTGATTCAAGGGGCGCAGGAGACCTTCGAGGCCTTCGTGGCGTGGCTGTCTCAGGAGGCCTCGGATGCCCCCGTCCGTCTCTGA
- a CDS encoding ATP-binding response regulator has product MSVRVLQVDDSVADQLVVRRALERDPDTRWKLEQVSTAEEGLERATASIPDVVLMDFHLPGMNGVELLHALRERCAERVPAAIILTGTGNERLAVEAMQSGAQDYLVKGTFTPERLRHSLRAALETVRMARALEERRLQAERAERAAREALAVRDELFSLATHDLKGPLQIITLNAQLLRVKLPPEALTPSLNTRLSSISHAAMRMGELIDHFLVATRGREQLLYRERMDLSALVHAKVRELESTSNRHAFHLRLEGKDFMGNWDPKSLERVLDNLLSNALKYSPSGGDIVVTLAAQATPSERQVRLCVEDSGLGIPQEDLPRVFERFHRASNVPASIAGSGVGLASVRRLVELHGGTIEVKSQQGHGATFTVLLPQDIPVDPVSAGTGTGPEQDAR; this is encoded by the coding sequence GTGAGCGTGCGCGTCCTCCAAGTCGATGACAGCGTCGCCGATCAGCTCGTGGTCCGCCGAGCCCTGGAGCGCGATCCCGACACGCGCTGGAAGTTGGAGCAGGTCTCCACCGCGGAGGAGGGGCTGGAGCGGGCCACCGCGTCCATCCCGGACGTGGTGCTGATGGATTTTCATCTGCCGGGCATGAACGGGGTGGAGCTGCTCCATGCCCTTCGGGAGCGCTGTGCCGAGCGCGTCCCCGCCGCGATCATCCTCACCGGCACCGGCAACGAGCGCCTAGCGGTGGAGGCCATGCAGTCCGGTGCCCAGGACTACCTCGTCAAGGGCACGTTCACCCCCGAGCGCCTGCGCCACAGCTTGCGCGCGGCGCTGGAGACGGTGCGGATGGCGCGGGCGTTGGAGGAGCGGCGGCTCCAGGCCGAGCGCGCCGAGCGGGCCGCCCGCGAGGCCCTGGCCGTCCGGGACGAGCTGTTCTCCCTGGCCACGCACGACCTCAAGGGGCCGCTGCAAATCATCACCCTCAACGCCCAGCTCTTGCGCGTCAAGCTGCCGCCCGAGGCGCTGACGCCCTCGCTGAACACGCGGCTGTCCAGCATCAGCCACGCGGCGATGCGGATGGGTGAACTCATCGATCATTTCCTGGTGGCCACCCGGGGCCGCGAACAACTGCTGTACCGGGAGCGCATGGACCTGTCCGCCCTGGTGCACGCCAAGGTGCGCGAGTTGGAGAGCACGTCCAACCGCCACGCCTTTCACCTGCGCCTGGAGGGCAAGGACTTCATGGGCAACTGGGACCCCAAGAGCCTGGAGCGGGTGCTGGACAACCTGCTGAGCAACGCCTTGAAGTACAGCCCCTCCGGGGGCGACATCGTCGTGACGCTGGCGGCACAGGCCACCCCTTCGGAGCGTCAGGTGCGGCTGTGCGTGGAGGACTCCGGGCTGGGCATTCCCCAGGAGGATCTGCCGCGCGTCTTCGAGCGGTTCCACCGGGCCAGCAACGTACCGGCCTCCATCGCGGGCTCCGGCGTCGGGCTGGCGAGCGTGCGCCGGTTGGTGGAACTGCACGGCGGCACCATCGAGGTGAAGAGCCAGCAGGGGCACGGCGCGACGTTCACCGTGCTGTTGCCTCAAGACATTCCCGTGGACCCGGTCTCCGCTGGGACGGGGACGGGCCCGGAGCAGGACGCGCGCTGA
- a CDS encoding response regulator, with the protein MARPLLLVEDSDSDAEALLRLSRQLPLSPPIIRVHSGESALDFLHRRGEHVKALRPSLVLLDLHLPGIGGQEVLSVLKSDPELRTIPVIIFSSSEEPLDVEGAYASGANSYLHKPPGGIRLQTAAQALQAFWFTAAILPGDKGPPR; encoded by the coding sequence ATGGCCCGGCCGCTCTTGCTGGTGGAGGACAGTGACTCGGATGCCGAGGCCCTGCTGCGGTTGTCCCGGCAGCTTCCCTTGAGCCCTCCCATTATCCGTGTGCACAGCGGCGAGAGCGCGCTGGATTTCCTTCACCGCCGGGGCGAGCACGTGAAAGCGCTCCGTCCATCGCTGGTGCTGTTGGATCTGCACCTGCCTGGGATTGGGGGCCAGGAGGTGCTCTCCGTCCTCAAGTCGGATCCCGAGCTGCGTACCATCCCCGTCATCATCTTCTCCTCCTCCGAGGAGCCGCTGGACGTGGAGGGGGCCTACGCGAGCGGTGCGAACAGCTATCTGCACAAGCCCCCTGGGGGCATCCGGCTCCAGACCGCGGCGCAGGCACTTCAGGCGTTCTGGTTCACTGCCGCCATCTTACCTGGCGACAAGGGGCCCCCCCGGTGA
- a CDS encoding DUF1501 domain-containing protein encodes MKKNPTPPSPGRRNLLKAAAGFMGASVFGGLPFRAFADATDLAPPDRCFIFVYFNGGWDQLLAFDPKDPDVFTPERVTSTQILPGYNLINDARFESRPLVPEKNGVRSNIHFGPAVGKLSNHFDLMSVVRGINMNTLGHEVGYRYFLTGKQPIGSAARGSSTATEIVGQFKPAVPIPSVAYNIETYNDRYPGQANALRVSRSADLLLTLSPSTRTLDSEIEKELLDFRGQPISCEAAAYGARGVGQTYSTSQDQMRSVLSNRLDNAFRFERPEHAELRQKYGLPSTGPYDNEAGRAALVATALKQGISQCVTINMTGGLDTHFGTQLTHANNQRRGFDALATLVDDLRASSHPAGGNFMDHTTIMVFSEFSRTPTINTSGGRDHHLSNSCLLMGAGVKHNFVLGRSGDIGMSPGTFDLRTGASDPSGENILPEHIIATVLASANLDYSITRVDPLRPLLA; translated from the coding sequence ATGAAGAAGAACCCAACTCCCCCCAGTCCTGGACGCCGCAACCTCCTCAAGGCCGCCGCCGGTTTCATGGGGGCCAGCGTCTTTGGAGGCCTGCCCTTCCGTGCCTTCGCCGACGCGACGGACCTCGCTCCCCCGGACCGCTGCTTCATCTTCGTGTACTTCAATGGCGGCTGGGATCAGCTGCTGGCGTTTGACCCGAAAGACCCGGATGTCTTCACGCCGGAGCGGGTCACCAGCACGCAGATTCTCCCAGGCTACAACCTCATCAACGACGCGCGCTTCGAGTCGCGGCCGCTGGTGCCGGAGAAGAACGGCGTCCGCTCCAACATCCACTTCGGGCCCGCGGTGGGCAAGCTGTCGAACCACTTCGACCTGATGTCGGTGGTGCGCGGCATCAACATGAACACGCTGGGCCACGAGGTGGGCTACCGCTACTTCCTCACGGGGAAGCAGCCCATCGGCAGCGCGGCGCGCGGCTCGTCCACCGCCACGGAGATCGTCGGGCAGTTCAAGCCCGCGGTGCCCATCCCCTCGGTGGCCTACAACATCGAGACGTACAACGACCGCTACCCCGGCCAGGCCAACGCCCTGCGGGTGAGCCGCTCGGCGGACCTGCTGCTCACGCTGTCGCCCAGCACCCGGACGCTGGACAGCGAGATCGAGAAGGAGCTGCTGGACTTCCGCGGCCAGCCCATCTCCTGCGAGGCCGCGGCCTACGGGGCGCGGGGGGTGGGGCAGACGTACTCGACGAGCCAGGACCAGATGCGCTCGGTGCTCTCCAACCGGCTGGACAACGCGTTCCGCTTCGAGCGGCCCGAGCACGCGGAGCTGCGCCAGAAGTACGGCCTGCCCAGCACGGGGCCCTACGACAACGAGGCGGGCCGCGCCGCGCTGGTGGCCACCGCCCTCAAGCAGGGCATCAGCCAGTGCGTCACCATCAACATGACGGGTGGCCTGGACACGCACTTTGGTACCCAGCTCACCCACGCCAACAACCAGCGCCGGGGCTTCGACGCGCTGGCCACGCTTGTGGATGACCTCCGGGCAAGCAGCCATCCGGCGGGCGGCAACTTCATGGACCACACCACCATCATGGTGTTCTCCGAGTTCTCCCGCACCCCGACCATCAACACCTCGGGGGGACGCGACCACCACCTCTCCAACAGTTGCTTGCTCATGGGGGCAGGGGTGAAGCACAACTTCGTGCTGGGCCGCAGCGGCGACATCGGCATGTCCCCAGGCACGTTTGACCTTCGGACCGGGGCGTCGGATCCTAGCGGGGAGAACATCCTGCCCGAGCACATCATCGCCACGGTGCTGGCTTCGGCGAATCTCGATTACAGCATCACCCGGGTGGACCCCCTGCGGCCCCTCTTGGCCTGA
- a CDS encoding S8 family peptidase, with product MRRLLILGLLLLTACKDTGTEDPDPGKPPAANKGRIQGQLSPFQGSSASVGGASQRPPALQGEQARKLTQAFSRAIAQKQQQRKTAAMGLTDSGLPILMPPAGAKALARLPQEESSLEGEMLVRFEEAGLDAQAALERVQRPGYRAVHKGYASEYLHVIAYEPLDGHVTTLAETGQLMAQVEKMAGVRFAEKNLRMHAFKTPNDKGYALQWHYPSLNLSAAWDVVTNESNPVVVAVVDTGIRPHPDLQGVLLPGYDMISDASNAGDRNGRDNDPTDEGGDEPGGGSSFHGTHVAGTIGAATNNQSGVAGVSWGAKIVPVRALGKLGGSSADIVAAMTWAAGGTVTGVPANPNPAKVVNLSLGGAAPPQKAYQDVIDAYPNTIFVVAAGNENVNATNTTPCNQQNVICVGSTNFAGKRSSFSNFGAPVDVMASGGEMREDLNGDGYADGVLSTSFDEEGNPAYVFNQGTSMASPHVAGVVALLARQSTGLMRVQAESLLKTTASTSSQCNEGCGAGLVNALAALKKLQGGSQNDPPKLGVTTSQLSFQGSGSQQLVISNLGGGTLQVAVSASGTQASAVSLSPASVSVPAYGSDVVTVTVNASGLSSGEYSATLSLTGSNGAGNASVSVKIRVGVREDKNAFIGFAWQDNLGDWQVDDDAVVEVLASRNYQYSIDLSPHEYYALATIDDDEDGQFFEDSDRTGFWRNVDSFEGIPLVAQQTVTSISFDLVPLAPIDDEQVVGAPCGSDSDCENGARCNRNYLGGYCTFDCDSRQPCPVGSKCFNGSCLATCTDPSEGQSTCRTDYVCYDDNTGLGLCLPDCREQANICLRSCDSRGYCQ from the coding sequence ATGCGCCGTCTGCTCATCTTGGGGTTGTTGCTGCTCACCGCCTGCAAGGATACCGGGACCGAGGATCCGGATCCGGGCAAGCCGCCCGCCGCCAACAAGGGGCGAATCCAGGGGCAGCTCAGCCCGTTCCAGGGCTCGAGTGCCTCCGTGGGAGGTGCCTCCCAGCGGCCCCCGGCGCTCCAGGGAGAGCAGGCGCGCAAGCTGACGCAGGCCTTCTCCCGGGCCATTGCCCAGAAGCAGCAGCAACGCAAGACCGCGGCAATGGGGCTGACGGACTCGGGACTGCCCATCCTCATGCCTCCTGCGGGGGCCAAGGCCCTGGCACGGCTGCCCCAGGAAGAGTCCTCCCTGGAAGGGGAGATGCTCGTCCGCTTCGAGGAGGCGGGGTTGGATGCGCAGGCGGCGCTCGAGCGGGTGCAGCGGCCCGGCTATCGCGCGGTGCACAAGGGCTACGCCAGCGAGTACCTGCACGTGATCGCCTACGAGCCGCTCGACGGCCACGTGACGACCCTGGCCGAGACGGGTCAGCTCATGGCGCAGGTGGAGAAGATGGCGGGGGTGCGCTTCGCGGAGAAGAACCTGCGCATGCATGCCTTCAAGACACCGAATGACAAGGGGTATGCGCTCCAGTGGCACTACCCCTCGCTCAACCTGTCGGCCGCCTGGGATGTGGTGACCAATGAGTCCAACCCGGTGGTGGTGGCCGTCGTCGATACCGGCATCCGGCCTCACCCGGACCTCCAGGGCGTGCTCCTGCCCGGCTACGACATGATCTCCGATGCCTCCAACGCGGGGGATCGCAACGGACGCGACAACGATCCCACCGACGAGGGAGGGGATGAGCCCGGCGGTGGTTCCTCGTTCCATGGCACGCACGTGGCGGGCACCATCGGGGCGGCCACCAACAACCAGAGTGGCGTGGCGGGGGTGTCCTGGGGCGCGAAGATCGTTCCGGTGCGCGCGCTCGGCAAGCTGGGCGGCTCCAGCGCGGACATCGTCGCGGCGATGACCTGGGCGGCGGGAGGCACCGTCACGGGCGTGCCGGCGAATCCCAATCCCGCCAAGGTCGTCAACCTGAGCTTGGGCGGTGCCGCGCCGCCGCAGAAGGCGTACCAGGACGTCATCGACGCCTACCCCAACACCATCTTCGTCGTCGCCGCGGGCAACGAGAACGTGAATGCCACGAACACGACGCCGTGCAACCAGCAGAATGTCATCTGCGTGGGCTCGACGAACTTCGCCGGCAAGCGCAGCAGCTTCTCCAACTTCGGAGCCCCCGTGGACGTGATGGCCAGCGGTGGTGAGATGCGTGAGGACCTCAATGGCGATGGATACGCGGACGGCGTGCTGTCCACCTCGTTCGACGAGGAGGGGAACCCGGCCTACGTCTTCAACCAGGGCACGAGCATGGCCTCGCCCCACGTGGCGGGTGTGGTGGCGCTGCTGGCCCGCCAATCCACGGGCCTGATGCGGGTCCAGGCGGAGAGCTTGTTGAAGACCACGGCCAGCACCAGCAGCCAGTGCAACGAAGGGTGCGGCGCGGGCCTGGTGAATGCCCTCGCGGCGCTCAAGAAGCTCCAGGGCGGCAGCCAGAATGATCCGCCGAAGCTGGGCGTCACCACCTCACAATTGTCCTTCCAGGGCAGTGGCTCGCAGCAACTCGTCATCTCCAACTTGGGAGGGGGCACGCTCCAGGTGGCGGTGTCGGCCTCGGGCACGCAGGCCTCCGCGGTGAGCCTCTCGCCTGCCTCGGTGTCCGTGCCGGCCTACGGCTCCGATGTGGTGACGGTGACGGTGAACGCGTCAGGGCTGTCCAGCGGAGAGTACTCGGCCACGCTCAGCCTGACGGGCTCGAACGGGGCGGGCAACGCGTCGGTGTCGGTGAAGATTCGCGTGGGCGTGCGCGAGGACAAGAACGCCTTCATTGGCTTCGCGTGGCAGGACAATTTGGGGGACTGGCAGGTGGACGATGATGCCGTGGTGGAGGTGTTGGCCTCCCGGAACTACCAGTACTCCATCGACCTGAGTCCGCACGAGTACTACGCCCTGGCCACCATCGACGATGACGAGGATGGGCAGTTCTTCGAGGACAGCGATCGCACGGGCTTCTGGCGGAACGTGGACTCTTTCGAGGGGATTCCGCTGGTGGCGCAGCAGACGGTGACGAGCATCAGCTTCGACCTGGTGCCGCTGGCGCCGATCGACGACGAGCAGGTGGTGGGCGCGCCGTGCGGCTCCGACTCGGACTGTGAGAACGGGGCCCGGTGCAACCGGAACTACCTGGGGGGCTATTGCACGTTCGACTGTGACAGCCGTCAGCCTTGCCCGGTGGGCTCCAAGTGCTTCAACGGCTCCTGCCTGGCCACGTGCACGGATCCCAGCGAGGGGCAGAGCACCTGCCGGACCGACTACGTCTGCTACGACGACAACACGGGCCTGGGCCTGTGTCTGCCGGACTGCCGCGAGCAGGCGAACATCTGCCTCCGCTCGTGCGATTCCAGAGGGTACTGCCAGTAA